From Elephas maximus indicus isolate mEleMax1 chromosome 1, mEleMax1 primary haplotype, whole genome shotgun sequence, a single genomic window includes:
- the CDKN1A gene encoding cyclin-dependent kinase inhibitor 1, with the protein MSEPSGDTAQIPCSSKVCRRLFGPVDEEQLRRDCDALMADCLQEARARWNFDFVTETPLEGNYVWERVQGLGLPKFYMPAGPRGAWDDLGGGKRPCTSTVLLQGTAQGDHVDLSLSCTLVPRSPERPEVSPGGPGARQGRKRGQTSMTDFYHSKRRLVFSKRKP; encoded by the coding sequence ATGTCGGAGCCGTCAGGGGACACCGCCCAGATCCCCTGCAGCAGCAAGGTGTGTCGCCGCCTCTTTGGCCCTGTGGACGAAGAGCAGCTGCGCCGCGACTGTGATGCGCTAATGGCAGACTGTTTGCAAGAGGCACGTGCACGTTGGAACTTCGACTTTGTCACCGAGACACCTCTGGAGGGCAACTATGTCTGGGAGCGTGTGCAGGGCCTTGGCCTGCCGAAGTTCTATATGCCTGCAGGGCCTCGGGGGGCCTGGGATGACCTGGGAGGGGGCAAGCGGCCCTGCACCTCAACTGTTTTGCTTCAGGGGACGGCCCAAGGGGACCACGTGGACCTGTCGCTGTCCTGTACCCTCGTGCCTCGTTCCCCTGAGCGGCCTGAAGTGTCTCCAGGTGGGCCTGGTGCACGTCAGGGCCGGAAGCGGGGACAGACCAGCATGACAG